One genomic segment of Streptococcus salivarius includes these proteins:
- the dprA gene encoding DNA-processing protein DprA, translating into MNNFELFKLKAAGLTNLNILNILDYQKTQDRKLSLRDMAVVSKSKNAVLFMEKYKSLDIKQLKEQFDHFPTLSIFDKEYPIELKHTYNPPVLLYYQGNLDLLSKPKLAVVGARKCSETGKQSVRKIVSELGNHFTIVSGLARGIDTCAHMEALKNKGNTIAVIGTGLDVYYPKENKALQDYMAKNHLVLTEYGPGEQPLKYHFPERNRIISGLCQGVMVVEAKLRSGSLITCERAMEEGRDVFAIPGNILDGKSDGCHHLIQEGAKCITTGFDILSEFS; encoded by the coding sequence ATGAATAATTTTGAACTTTTTAAACTTAAAGCCGCTGGGTTGACGAATTTAAATATCTTAAATATTTTGGACTATCAAAAGACTCAAGATAGAAAATTGAGTTTACGTGATATGGCAGTGGTATCCAAGTCTAAAAATGCCGTTCTTTTTATGGAAAAATACAAGAGTTTAGATATTAAGCAACTCAAAGAACAATTCGACCATTTTCCTACGTTATCGATTTTTGATAAAGAATATCCCATTGAGCTGAAGCATACCTATAATCCTCCTGTCCTCCTTTATTATCAGGGGAATCTTGATTTACTGAGTAAACCAAAGCTAGCTGTTGTTGGGGCAAGAAAGTGTTCTGAAACAGGCAAACAGTCTGTCCGTAAAATTGTTAGTGAACTTGGGAATCACTTTACTATTGTGAGTGGATTGGCGCGTGGGATTGATACTTGTGCGCATATGGAGGCCTTGAAAAATAAGGGAAACACTATTGCAGTTATCGGGACAGGACTTGATGTTTATTATCCTAAAGAAAATAAAGCTTTGCAGGACTATATGGCCAAAAATCATTTAGTTCTTACAGAATATGGACCAGGTGAGCAGCCTCTCAAGTACCACTTTCCTGAACGCAATCGGATTATTTCTGGATTGTGTCAAGGAGTTATGGTTGTAGAAGCTAAGCTTCGCTCAGGAAGTCTGATTACTTGTGAGCGTGCCATGGAAGAAGGTAGAGATGTTTTTGCTATTCCAGGAAATATTTTAGATGGAAAGTCAGATGGATGCCATCACTTAATTCAGGAGGGTGCAAAGTGCATTACGACAGGGTTTGACATCCTTTCAGAGTTTTCTTGA
- the topA gene encoding type I DNA topoisomerase, protein MATATTTKTKTKTTKKTTAKKATKKRATPKKNLVIVESPAKAKTIEKYLGRNYKVVASVGHIRDLKKSSMSIDFENNYEPQYINIRGKGPLINELKKEAKKAKQVFLASDPDREGEAISWHLSHILGLEPDDKNRVVFNEITKDAVKNAFVEPRAIDMDLVDAQQARRVLDRIVGYSISPLLWKKVKKGLSAGRVQSVALKLIIDRENEIKAFKPEEYWTIDGAFKKGAKKFQASFYGLDGKKLKLNNNEDVQAVLSRITSDDFNVDKVEKKERRRNAPLPYTTSSLQQDAANKINFRTRKTMMVAQQLYEGINLGSGAQGLITYMRTDSTRISPVAQNQAAEFITERFGSKYSKHGSKVKNSSGAQDAHEAIRPSNVFQTPESIAKYLDKDQLKLYTLIWNRFVASQMTAAVFDTMKVTLSQNGVIFTANGSQIKFDGYMAVYNDSDKNKMLPDMAEGDTVKKVVTTPEQHFTQPPARYSEATLIKTLEENGVGRPSTYAPTLDVIQRRYYVKLVAKRFEPTELGEIVNSLIVEFFPDIVDVKFTAEMEGKLDKVEIGKEQWQKVIDEFFKPFQKELEKAEEGIEKIQIKDEPAGFDCDLCGHPMVIKLGRYGKFYACSNFPDCHNTKAITKEIGVTCPTCGKGQVIERKTKRNRVFYGCDRYPDCEFTSWDIPVGRNCPKSGDYLVEKKVRGGGKQVICSNEECDYKESIVK, encoded by the coding sequence ATGGCGACAGCAACGACAACAAAAACGAAAACTAAAACAACAAAGAAAACGACAGCCAAAAAGGCGACTAAAAAGAGAGCGACACCAAAGAAAAATTTGGTCATCGTGGAGTCTCCTGCTAAAGCGAAAACGATTGAGAAGTATCTTGGCCGCAACTATAAAGTTGTAGCCTCTGTTGGGCATATTCGTGATTTGAAAAAATCAAGTATGTCTATTGATTTTGAAAACAACTACGAACCTCAGTACATTAATATTCGTGGTAAGGGACCTCTTATCAATGAATTGAAGAAAGAAGCTAAAAAAGCCAAGCAAGTCTTTCTCGCAAGTGACCCGGACCGTGAAGGGGAAGCCATTTCATGGCATTTGTCACATATTCTTGGATTAGAGCCAGATGATAAGAATCGTGTCGTTTTTAACGAAATCACTAAAGATGCAGTAAAAAATGCCTTTGTAGAGCCACGCGCCATTGACATGGACTTGGTAGATGCTCAGCAAGCTCGTCGTGTCTTGGACCGTATTGTGGGTTACTCTATTTCACCGCTTCTATGGAAGAAGGTTAAGAAAGGTCTTTCTGCAGGTCGTGTACAATCAGTAGCGCTTAAGCTTATTATTGACCGTGAAAATGAAATTAAGGCCTTTAAACCAGAAGAATACTGGACTATTGATGGTGCCTTTAAGAAGGGTGCTAAGAAGTTTCAGGCTAGCTTCTATGGCTTAGATGGTAAAAAGCTTAAGCTCAACAATAATGAGGATGTTCAAGCCGTTCTCTCTCGTATCACAAGTGATGACTTTAACGTAGATAAAGTAGAGAAAAAAGAACGCCGTCGTAATGCGCCATTGCCATATACAACTTCATCTCTCCAACAGGATGCTGCTAATAAGATTAACTTCCGAACACGTAAGACCATGATGGTTGCTCAACAGTTGTATGAAGGAATTAATTTGGGTTCAGGAGCTCAAGGTTTGATTACCTATATGCGTACGGACTCTACACGTATCAGTCCAGTGGCACAAAACCAGGCTGCTGAATTTATTACAGAACGCTTTGGTTCTAAGTATTCAAAACATGGCAGCAAGGTGAAAAATAGTTCGGGAGCACAAGACGCCCATGAGGCTATTCGTCCGTCAAATGTTTTCCAAACACCAGAAAGCATCGCTAAGTATTTGGATAAGGATCAGCTTAAGCTCTATACTCTTATCTGGAATCGTTTTGTAGCGAGTCAAATGACAGCTGCAGTATTTGATACGATGAAGGTGACCTTGTCTCAAAACGGAGTCATTTTCACTGCAAATGGTAGCCAAATCAAGTTCGATGGTTATATGGCCGTTTACAACGATTCTGATAAGAACAAAATGCTTCCTGATATGGCAGAAGGTGATACGGTTAAGAAGGTTGTGACAACGCCTGAACAACACTTCACGCAACCACCTGCCCGCTATTCTGAAGCGACTCTGATTAAGACGCTGGAAGAAAATGGTGTTGGTCGTCCGTCAACTTATGCACCGACACTTGATGTTATTCAACGTCGTTACTATGTTAAATTAGTAGCTAAACGTTTTGAACCAACAGAACTTGGTGAAATCGTTAATAGCTTAATCGTCGAATTCTTCCCTGACATCGTGGATGTTAAATTCACTGCCGAGATGGAAGGAAAACTCGATAAAGTTGAAATCGGTAAAGAGCAGTGGCAAAAGGTTATTGATGAGTTCTTCAAACCTTTCCAAAAAGAATTGGAAAAAGCTGAAGAAGGTATTGAAAAAATCCAAATCAAGGATGAGCCAGCTGGTTTTGATTGTGACCTCTGTGGTCACCCAATGGTCATCAAACTTGGTCGATATGGTAAGTTTTATGCATGTAGTAACTTCCCAGATTGTCACAATACTAAAGCCATAACCAAAGAAATTGGCGTTACTTGTCCAACCTGTGGTAAAGGTCAGGTCATCGAACGTAAGACAAAACGAAATCGTGTCTTCTATGGTTGTGATCGCTATCCTGACTGTGAATTTACATCGTGGGATATCCCTGTTGGACGTAACTGTCCTAAATCAGGCGATTATCTTGTCGAGAAGAAAGTCCGTGGTGGCGGCAAGCAAGTTATCTGTAGTAACGAAGAGTGTGACTACAAAGAATCTATTGTTAAATAA
- a CDS encoding ABC transporter ATP-binding protein: protein MQITVKQLSKSYKDKTILDNITFTIESGTVSGLLGVNGAGKSTLMKILFGLVQKSSGEIRFDGSSKNKHLLGALIEAPAIYHNLSAFDNLKTKALLYDIPDSKIFETLEIIGLSNTGKKKAGKFSLGMKQRLGIGMAILTDPQFLILDEPTNGLDPDGINELLDLIRSLKAEGMTILVSSHQLLEISKVADHILILDKGKIQYDGENKNVDSLERLFFKIVHGG, encoded by the coding sequence ATGCAAATAACTGTTAAACAACTTTCAAAATCCTACAAAGATAAGACTATTTTAGACAACATCACATTTACAATTGAATCTGGAACAGTTTCTGGTCTATTAGGAGTAAATGGTGCTGGTAAGTCAACTCTGATGAAAATTCTTTTTGGTTTAGTCCAAAAAAGTAGTGGAGAAATTCGATTTGATGGATCATCCAAAAACAAACATTTATTAGGTGCATTAATCGAAGCACCTGCAATTTATCACAATCTTTCAGCTTTTGATAATCTAAAAACAAAAGCGTTGTTATATGATATTCCTGATTCCAAAATTTTTGAAACCTTAGAAATAATTGGACTTTCAAATACTGGAAAGAAAAAAGCCGGTAAATTTTCATTAGGTATGAAGCAGCGACTTGGGATTGGTATGGCTATTTTAACTGATCCCCAATTTTTAATTCTAGATGAGCCTACTAATGGACTTGATCCTGATGGAATTAATGAACTGCTAGACCTTATTCGTTCCTTAAAAGCAGAAGGAATGACAATTCTAGTTTCCAGTCATCAACTTCTAGAAATTAGTAAGGTTGCTGATCATATTCTTATTCTCGATAAAGGTAAGATTCAATATGATGGTGAAAACAAAAATGTAGATAGTCTTGAGAGACTCTTCTTTAAAATTGTTCATGGGGGTTAG
- a CDS encoding lantibiotic ABC transporter permease, producing MQKIFYSELLKLRHLGTTKFLIIIPFLTVLIAFLMGGLQIFVPFSVYWWEAIFLYLVNGLLFIVDRRLEDQAGHFQNVTNGYFTWKIILMKMVLIGMRTLISSLFLLAFLSLVAFIYTGFIPINIPKTAISLILIWMTTLWNIPLLYLMSKYMSQFILLVLNTLVCLLIAPFIAQSPLWFVFPYTYHYKIAQFLLNLKPSGDIIVNTNHTSILQVLLTMILSIVVTLFLSFSLQRRQLNAKE from the coding sequence ATGCAAAAGATATTCTATTCGGAATTGCTCAAATTACGACATTTAGGAACTACTAAATTCTTAATCATCATACCATTTTTAACCGTTCTTATAGCCTTTTTAATGGGAGGGTTACAGATTTTTGTTCCTTTCTCGGTTTATTGGTGGGAAGCTATCTTTTTATATCTTGTAAATGGTCTTTTGTTTATAGTCGATAGACGTTTAGAAGACCAGGCTGGGCATTTTCAAAATGTTACAAATGGATATTTCACTTGGAAAATTATCTTGATGAAAATGGTGCTTATAGGAATGAGGACATTGATTTCTAGTTTATTCTTACTTGCTTTCCTCAGTCTCGTTGCATTTATTTACACAGGTTTTATTCCAATAAATATTCCTAAAACAGCTATTTCCTTAATCTTAATTTGGATGACAACTTTATGGAACATTCCTTTACTTTACCTAATGTCTAAATACATGAGTCAATTCATCCTATTAGTTCTTAATACATTGGTTTGTCTTTTAATAGCACCCTTTATTGCTCAGAGTCCACTTTGGTTCGTTTTCCCCTATACTTATCACTATAAAATAGCTCAATTTTTATTAAATCTTAAACCATCGGGGGATATTATTGTAAATACGAATCATACTAGCATTCTTCAAGTGTTACTTACGATGATACTATCAATAGTAGTGACATTGTTTTTATCTTTTTCACTTCAAAGGAGGCAATTAAATGCTAAGGAGTGA
- a CDS encoding TraX family protein — MKRFSLSGFQLKYIALITMVFDHIQYFFEYTGKIPIWFTMIGRLAAPLFLFAVIEGFVHTHNRKKYFLRIYALAILMGLIQFGFYNFLHPLVRPDGFFPQNMMLSSFVILLVALQGIAWIQERKYLKGIPTLLFPILLPLLMLPFYLLSVNKPMLGFLLKLLNFTVLPVHTFISDGGTWLLLTGIAMYLCHKNLKKEVLAFVSVSLVWALIAIVLSRPSFHDLMFKYIEWMEIFAAPLMLCYNGQRGKGSKYLFYVFYPTHIYLLYALSVIFYR; from the coding sequence ATGAAACGTTTTAGTCTATCAGGTTTCCAACTCAAATATATAGCCCTAATTACTATGGTATTCGACCATATTCAATATTTTTTTGAATATACAGGAAAAATACCCATTTGGTTTACTATGATTGGGAGATTAGCGGCCCCCTTATTTCTATTTGCTGTGATTGAAGGTTTCGTCCATACACACAATCGAAAAAAATACTTCCTAAGGATTTATGCTTTAGCTATTTTGATGGGATTGATTCAGTTTGGATTTTATAATTTTTTACATCCTCTTGTAAGGCCAGATGGTTTCTTTCCACAAAATATGATGTTGTCATCATTCGTTATCTTGCTCGTTGCTCTTCAAGGTATCGCTTGGATTCAAGAAAGGAAATATCTAAAAGGAATCCCAACCTTACTTTTTCCAATATTACTCCCATTGCTAATGTTGCCTTTTTATCTGCTAAGTGTGAACAAACCTATGTTAGGTTTTCTACTTAAATTACTCAATTTTACAGTGCTACCAGTTCATACATTTATCAGCGATGGAGGAACGTGGTTACTTTTGACTGGTATCGCTATGTATCTTTGTCACAAGAATCTTAAGAAAGAAGTGCTTGCTTTTGTGAGTGTTAGTCTAGTTTGGGCACTAATAGCGATTGTTCTAAGTAGACCTTCTTTTCACGATTTAATGTTTAAATACATTGAATGGATGGAAATATTTGCAGCTCCCTTAATGCTTTGTTATAACGGTCAAAGAGGTAAAGGGTCAAAATATTTGTTCTATGTCTTTTACCCAACACATATTTATCTACTTTACGCCTTGTCAGTTATCTTCTATAGATGA
- a CDS encoding response regulator transcription factor, translated as MAQILVVDDQEDIVQFVVKALELQNHKVTGLTSVLDLDKNSLPRFDLILLDIMMPDVDGLQFCHDIRDQVDCPILFITAKTQEADIVQGLTYGADDYICKPFGIKELQARVAAHLRREHRERHHKLLIENIQFDLSAQELYVENQLLDLTRSEYRICQFLAENKGQVFSKEQIYTHLYGYEDKGSPTAVAEHIKNIRAKLKNVGQNPIETVWGIGYKWH; from the coding sequence ATGGCTCAGATACTTGTCGTTGATGATCAGGAAGATATTGTTCAATTTGTTGTAAAGGCTTTAGAGCTCCAAAATCATAAGGTGACGGGGCTTACAAGTGTTTTAGATTTGGATAAGAACTCGTTGCCACGGTTTGACTTGATTTTACTGGATATTATGATGCCTGATGTTGACGGTCTCCAGTTTTGTCATGACATTCGGGATCAGGTGGATTGTCCTATACTCTTTATTACAGCTAAAACACAAGAGGCAGATATTGTCCAGGGGTTGACTTATGGTGCAGATGATTATATTTGTAAGCCATTTGGGATTAAAGAACTTCAAGCGCGTGTGGCTGCTCACTTGAGACGTGAACATCGTGAGCGCCACCATAAGCTATTAATTGAAAATATTCAGTTTGATTTGTCTGCTCAGGAGCTTTATGTTGAGAATCAGTTGTTAGATTTGACTAGGTCAGAATATCGTATTTGTCAGTTTCTGGCTGAAAATAAGGGCCAAGTCTTTTCCAAAGAGCAAATCTACACGCATTTGTACGGCTATGAGGATAAAGGGAGTCCGACAGCAGTGGCTGAACATATCAAAAATATCCGTGCAAAGCTCAAAAATGTTGGGCAAAATCCTATTGAAACAGTCTGGGGGATTGGTTACAAGTGGCACTAA
- a CDS encoding sensor histidine kinase, which translates to MALIKKREHSLRTILLSYVVSLTVLSAISSLLILSLFSLSYRFGVVFPANQVESDLSAVRNEIETSKVFNPDVLPDGTRYVFLTRDFKLKKSNMPVNLQEESLLNYQFKNAHGGIYGYFQSFERSDGIVIVNYQLSPRYRNEWMNQHFPNADLLMIGSMMVSILLIFITLTFYYASKLSRELRPILKATEKIAEQDLDFQTSKSKITEFNQVLNGLDHMRVALRESLMENWKSEQDKQNQISALTHDLKTPLSVARGNAELLAMTSLDAEQTDLLEHFQKGIAQVDAYVRELSELNKTSLKKTLTLEEIPVKEFIEDIYDQSLSLAQTKQINVVFDKKEIEKETIGNWDRSLLNRAFMNIVSNAVEHTPSGSQLLLTARVEDDEFKFICLDSGPGFSLESLEKATQLFYQEDKSRQSRNHSGLGLTIANDIIRLHHGSLSLSNDNGTGGARVTIILPL; encoded by the coding sequence GTGGCACTAATTAAAAAACGAGAACACTCTCTAAGAACAATCTTATTATCTTATGTCGTCAGTCTTACAGTTCTATCAGCAATCAGTAGCCTGCTTATTTTGTCTTTGTTCAGCTTGTCTTATCGTTTTGGCGTTGTGTTTCCAGCAAATCAGGTAGAAAGTGATTTGTCTGCTGTCAGGAATGAAATTGAAACTTCTAAGGTATTTAATCCAGATGTCTTGCCCGATGGTACTCGCTATGTCTTTTTGACTAGAGATTTTAAGCTTAAAAAGTCTAACATGCCAGTTAACTTGCAAGAAGAATCCTTACTAAATTACCAATTCAAGAATGCTCACGGTGGAATATACGGCTATTTTCAGTCTTTTGAACGGTCAGATGGCATAGTCATTGTCAATTATCAACTATCACCTCGGTACCGTAATGAGTGGATGAACCAGCATTTTCCCAATGCTGATCTATTGATGATTGGCTCAATGATGGTGTCTATCCTACTCATATTTATTACTTTAACTTTTTACTATGCTAGTAAATTGAGTCGAGAGTTGAGACCAATATTGAAGGCAACAGAGAAAATAGCAGAGCAAGACTTGGATTTTCAAACGTCCAAATCTAAAATTACTGAGTTTAACCAGGTTTTAAATGGTTTGGATCATATGCGAGTAGCACTTCGTGAGTCTTTGATGGAAAATTGGAAGTCAGAGCAAGATAAACAAAATCAGATTTCTGCCCTGACACATGATTTAAAGACACCACTGTCAGTCGCCCGCGGGAATGCAGAACTCTTAGCTATGACCTCCTTAGATGCAGAACAGACGGATTTGTTAGAGCATTTTCAAAAAGGGATTGCACAGGTTGATGCTTATGTGAGAGAGTTGTCTGAACTCAACAAAACGAGTTTGAAGAAAACCTTGACGCTTGAAGAAATTCCAGTTAAGGAATTTATTGAAGACATTTACGATCAAAGCTTGTCATTAGCTCAAACGAAACAAATCAATGTGGTATTTGACAAGAAGGAAATTGAGAAAGAAACCATAGGCAATTGGGACAGGTCCTTGTTGAATCGAGCTTTTATGAATATCGTTTCGAATGCGGTAGAGCATACGCCTAGTGGTAGTCAGTTGCTCTTAACTGCTAGGGTAGAAGATGATGAATTCAAGTTTATCTGCCTTGATTCTGGTCCTGGATTTTCCCTTGAATCACTTGAAAAGGCCACTCAGCTCTTTTATCAAGAGGATAAAAGTAGACAGAGCCGCAATCATAGTGGACTTGGTCTGACTATTGCTAATGATATTATTCGCTTACACCACGGTAGTCTTTCTCTTTCAAATGACAATGGCACAGGTGGTGCTAGAGTGACTATCATTTTACCCCTTTAA